The following is a genomic window from Hymenobacter monticola.
TGGCTTCGAGGCGCATGCTGGGTGGGGTGGAGTTTAAGTAAATGCAAAAGGCGTCTGTCGTCCTGAGCGCAGCGAAGGACCTTCTCACGGCTGCAGCTCGCGCTGCAAGTTATTCAAACGTGAAAAGGTCCTTCGCTGCGCTCAGGATGACAGACGACCCCTGGTTTCGCTTTATGCCCCGCTATTACTCCGCCGCCCGGTACCCAATGCCGCGCACCGTCTCCAGGAAGTCGGCCGCGCCGAACTGGGCCAGCTTTTTGCGCACGTTCTTGATGTGCACATCGATGTAGTTCGAGTCGGAATCGTCTTCGAGCACGTTGCCCCACAGGTGCTCGCCCAGTTGCAGGCGCGTGAGCACGCGGCCGCGGTGCAGCAGCAAGTAGTGCAGCAGGTCAAATTCTTTCTTGGTGAGGGGCACTTCCTGGCTGCCGTGGCGCACAATGCGGGCGTTGGGGTCCATGCTAAAGCCTTGGCCGAAGCTGATTTCGGGCCGCTTCAGGTTGAATTTGCGGCGCGTGATGGCCTGCATGCGGCTGGTGAGCTCCAGCAGCGAGAAAGGCTTGGGCAGGTAGTCGTCGGCCCCCAGGTCGAGGCCGCGAATGCGGTCGTCGAGGGCGCCGCGGGCGGTGAGGATAATGAAGGAAGCTTCCTGGTTTTCGTTGAGGCGGGCTTCTTTCAGCAAGTCCAGACCGTCGCCGCCCGGCAGGCCCAGGTCCAGCAGCACGAAGTCGTAGCTGCTCACGTAAAGTTTTTCCGAGGCCTCGGCGTAGGTATAGGCCGAATCGACTAAGTACTGCGCTTGCAGCAGGAATTGCCGCATTTCCTGGTGCAGGCTTTTTTCGTCTTCGATGAGCAGAACGTGCATGGGGCGGGGTTGGTAAGCGGTAATAAAGGTTGGTGTTGCAACATACGGCACGCGCGGCTGAAGGCTGCATGAAGGCAACCCGGGTGCCGGTTCCACGTTTGTGGTGTAATTTGCTCGGGCAACCCCCCTACTTTCCTATATTTCAGTTATGACTGCACGTTTCCCCTTCCGATTTTTCGCGTTGCTGGCTGCTTTTGCCGGATTGACCGCGGGCTCGGCTCAGGCTCAAACCAAAACGGTTTCCAAAGACAAAGTCAAGCCCATCGTGACCACGGTATACATCGTGCGTCACGCTGAAAAAGACTCTACCTCCGACGCCGCCGACCCCACGCTTTCGACCCTGGGGCAGGCCCGCGCCCAAGCCCTGCGCCAAACCCTGGAGAAGCGCCACCCCGCCGCCCTCTTCACCACCGACACCAAGCGCACCCGCGCCACGCTGGAGCCCCTGGCCGGTGCCCTCAAGCTGGAGCCGCAGGTGTATGACGCCCGCCGCGGCCGCGACCTGGCCGACCGCGTGCTCAAAGAATACGCCGGCAAATCGGTGGTCGTGGTGGGCCATTCCAACACCATTTTGTCACTGATTGACGACTTTGGCGCCATTCCGCCCGTCGAGGAAATCGGCGAAAACGAATACGAGTACCTCTTCACGGTGCGCACGGCCGAAGGCATGCAGCCCATCGTGGAAACCCGCGGCTACGGCGCTGAGCGCAAGGTGAAAACCAAAACCAAAACGGCTATGGCACCGGTCGCGCCGGCGCCGGCCGCGCCGCAGAATTAAGCCCCGTGACAGCCTTCGGCGAACGGGCCGTGTGGCGGCTGCTGCTGCTGGCCGGCTTGGCTTCGGCTCCCCTTCATTCCATTACGGCCCAACGGCCCGGTGCCTTCGGTGCCGGGCCGCAGCTTTTTGAGGGCAACCACCGCTACCGCGGCACCCTGGGCGGACAGCGCGTCACCGTCGAGCTATCCATTGGCCAGGAGGGGTACGACCCCGATGCCCCGGTAAGCGCCACCGGCACCTGCCGCTTCGAGGACAACCCGACGCAGCTGCACCGCCTGCGCAGCTGGCAGGTGGTGAGCGCCTCGCGGCCCTTGCAGCTGCTGGAAGCCGACAGCACCGCTTCGGCTACCCGGCTGGGGCACTGGCGGGCCGAGGGGCCGCCCGGCCCGGTGCTGCGCGGCACCTGGGCGGGCCTCACGGGCGAGACCCGGCCATTTGAGCTGCGCGAAGACTACCGCGCCGCAGACGGCTTCCTGGCTGCCGTGCCTTATGAAGTAGTGGGGGAGGAAGTAATAAAAATCGACAGCTTATTCCTGTGGTTTCCGGAGTGGAAGGCCCGCTGCGTGGGCCCCAAAGCCAACCCGAAAGCCCATTGCGACCCGCGGGCTACCCTGGGCCGCCACTTCCTGCATTTCATTGGCCCGGACAGCCTGCGCCCGGCCCTGGCGGCGCTGCAGTGCCCGCCTCCGGCCGAGCGACGGGCCCAAACCATGGCCGCTATGCGCGAAATGGTGGGCGAGCCCGCCGCCGACCGGGAATCCACCTCGTCGACCCCGCTGGAAGATTCCGAATCGATAGGCGTCAGCTTCAACGGCCACGGCCTGCTGAGCTGGGGCTCCTTCAGCTACTACTACAGCGGCGGCGCGCACGGCGGCCATCGCATCGAGCATCAGGTGTACGACCTGAATACCGGCGAATTTCTGTCCATTTCCGACCTGCTGCGGCCGGGGGCCGAGCGGGTGCTGTGCCACCTGCTCACGCGGCACCTGGCCACGGAGCAGAGCTTCCCGGCCGACGCCCTGCGCCAAACCGCCGACTACCCCGGCGTGACTTTTGCGCCCCTGCCCGCAAGCGGATTTGGGTTGGAAGAGAAGGGCTTGGTGTTTCAATACGGCGACTACGAAATTGGGGGCTACGCCGACGCCATCAACCCCATGACCATTCCGTGGGCCGAGCTGCTGCCCCTGCTCAGCCCCGATTCGGTGGTGGCCCGGATGCTGCGCGAGCGGGGCCTGTGGCGGGCCGCCAATTGAGGCCGGGCGCGGCGGGTTCAAGTAAAAGTTGCGTTCTTCGCGTTCATGCGCACCTCCCTATCCATTCTGCTGGCGGCGGGCCTGCTACTGGCGGCCCCCGCCGGCCACGCCCAAGTCCGCAAAAAAGCCAAAGCCAAACCAGCGGCCGCCCGGCCCGCCACGCCAACGCCCGAGGTGGCGTCGGCGCCCGTGTCCGACTCCGTGGCGCTGCGCAAAATCTTCAACGAGGCCCTGCTGCGCGGCGAGAGCTACGACAACCTGCGCTACCTCACCGGCAACATCGGGGCCCGGCTTTCGGGCTCGCCGCAGGCTCAGCTGGCCGTGGAATGGGGCAAGGCCACGATGGAAAAAGCCAAGTTTGACCGTGTGTATCTGCAGGAGGTGATGGTGCCGCACTGGGTGCGGGGCAGCAAGGAGCGCGGCGAAATAGTGGGCAATAAGGACAAAGGCGTGAAAGTGCCGGTGTGCGCGCTGGGCGGCTCGGTGGGCACCGGCGGCAAGCTCAAGGCCGGCGTGGTGGAAGTGCACAGCTTCGACGAGCTGAAGAACCTGCCGGATGCCGCCGTGAAAGGCAAATTCGTGTTCTTCAACCGCCCCTTCGACGACGCCCTCATCGAGCCCGGCGCGGCCTACGGCGGGGCCGTGGAACAGCGCGCCCTGGGGGCAGTCGAGGCGGCCAAGCGCGGTGCCGTGGGCGCCCTGGTGCGCTCCATGACCAGCGCCCGCGACGACAACCCGCACACCGGTACTATGCGGCCCGCGGCCATTCCCGGCGCGGCCCTGAGTACCAACGCCGCCGACCGGCTCAGCCTGCTCCTGAAGGCCAGTCCGGAGCTGCAATTCGAGCTGGAACTGGAATGCATCACGCTGCCCGACGAAAAAAGCTACAACGTGGTGGGCGAAATCCGGGGCAGTAAATACCCCAACGAAATCATCACCGTAGGCGGCCACCTCGACTCCTGGGACCTGGCCCAGGGCGCCCACGACGACGGCACCGGCTGC
Proteins encoded in this region:
- a CDS encoding response regulator transcription factor — encoded protein: MHVLLIEDEKSLHQEMRQFLLQAQYLVDSAYTYAEASEKLYVSSYDFVLLDLGLPGGDGLDLLKEARLNENQEASFIILTARGALDDRIRGLDLGADDYLPKPFSLLELTSRMQAITRRKFNLKRPEISFGQGFSMDPNARIVRHGSQEVPLTKKEFDLLHYLLLHRGRVLTRLQLGEHLWGNVLEDDSDSNYIDVHIKNVRKKLAQFGAADFLETVRGIGYRAAE
- a CDS encoding M28 family peptidase; amino-acid sequence: MRTSLSILLAAGLLLAAPAGHAQVRKKAKAKPAAARPATPTPEVASAPVSDSVALRKIFNEALLRGESYDNLRYLTGNIGARLSGSPQAQLAVEWGKATMEKAKFDRVYLQEVMVPHWVRGSKERGEIVGNKDKGVKVPVCALGGSVGTGGKLKAGVVEVHSFDELKNLPDAAVKGKFVFFNRPFDDALIEPGAAYGGAVEQRALGAVEAAKRGAVGALVRSMTSARDDNPHTGTMRPAAIPGAALSTNAADRLSLLLKASPELQFELELECITLPDEKSYNVVGEIRGSKYPNEIITVGGHLDSWDLAQGAHDDGTGCVQSIEALRLLRAAGFKPERTLRAVLFMNEENGNRGGTEYARLAAENKETHVAAIESDGGGFTPRGFGLEADAATLAKVVKWAPLFKPYNADDITAGHGGTDIGPLKEGVHPKALIGYKCDSQRYFDIHHTAADTFDKVNRRELELGGASMAALIYLLSKYGL
- a CDS encoding RsiV family protein, producing the protein MTAFGERAVWRLLLLAGLASAPLHSITAQRPGAFGAGPQLFEGNHRYRGTLGGQRVTVELSIGQEGYDPDAPVSATGTCRFEDNPTQLHRLRSWQVVSASRPLQLLEADSTASATRLGHWRAEGPPGPVLRGTWAGLTGETRPFELREDYRAADGFLAAVPYEVVGEEVIKIDSLFLWFPEWKARCVGPKANPKAHCDPRATLGRHFLHFIGPDSLRPALAALQCPPPAERRAQTMAAMREMVGEPAADRESTSSTPLEDSESIGVSFNGHGLLSWGSFSYYYSGGAHGGHRIEHQVYDLNTGEFLSISDLLRPGAERVLCHLLTRHLATEQSFPADALRQTADYPGVTFAPLPASGFGLEEKGLVFQYGDYEIGGYADAINPMTIPWAELLPLLSPDSVVARMLRERGLWRAAN
- a CDS encoding phosphoglycerate mutase family protein, with the protein product MTARFPFRFFALLAAFAGLTAGSAQAQTKTVSKDKVKPIVTTVYIVRHAEKDSTSDAADPTLSTLGQARAQALRQTLEKRHPAALFTTDTKRTRATLEPLAGALKLEPQVYDARRGRDLADRVLKEYAGKSVVVVGHSNTILSLIDDFGAIPPVEEIGENEYEYLFTVRTAEGMQPIVETRGYGAERKVKTKTKTAMAPVAPAPAAPQN